The Megalops cyprinoides isolate fMegCyp1 chromosome 19, fMegCyp1.pri, whole genome shotgun sequence genome has a window encoding:
- the LOC118794901 gene encoding hemoglobin subunit alpha-like — protein MSLNAKDKSIVKAFWGKLGGKADEIGGDALGRMLTVYPQTKTYFSHWADVSPGSAPVKKHGKTIMGAVTEAVGKMDDLTGGLSALSELHAFKLRVDPANFKILAHNILVCFAMYFPADFTPEVHLSMDKFFQNLALALSERYR, from the exons ATGAGTCTCAACGCAAAAGACAAATCCATTGTGAAGGCCTTCTGGGGCAAGCTCGGTGGGAAGGCCGACGAAATCGGCGGTGACGCACTGGGCAG AATGCTGACCGTGTACCCCCAGACCAAAACCTACTTCTCCCACTGGGCCGATGTGAGCCCCGGCTCTGCCCCGGTCAAGAAGCACGGCAAGACGATCATGGGGGCCGTCACCGAGGCTGTTGGCAAAATGGACGACTTGACTGGTGGCCTGAGCGCCCTCAGCGAGCTGCACGCGTTCAAGCTGCGAGTGGACCCTGCCAACTtcaag ATTCTGGCCCACAACATCCTCGTGTGCTTTGCCATGTACTTCCCTGCTGACTTCACACCGGAGGTGCACCTGTCCATGGACAAGTTCTTCCAGAACTTGGCCCTGGCTCTGTCCGAGCGATACCGCTAA
- the hbba1 gene encoding hemoglobin subunit beta-1, translating to MVEWTDAERSAITGLWGKISVDEIGPQALARLLIVSPWTQRHFSAFGNLSSPSAIMGNPKVAAHGKTVMGGLEKAIKNMDNIKAAYAQLSVMHSEKLHVDPDNFRLLAECITVCVAAKFGPSVFTADVQEAWQKFLAVVVSALGRQYH from the exons ATGGTTGAGTGGACAGATGCCGAGCGCAGCGCCATTACGGGGCTGTGGGGAAAGATCAGCGTCGATGAAATCGGACCCCAGGCCCTTGCCAG GCTCCTGATCGTGTCCCCTTGGACCCAGCGACACTTCAGTGCGTTTGGTAACTTGTCCAGCCCGTCCGCTATTATGGGAAACCCCAAGGTGGCCGCTCATGGCAAGACCGTGATGGGCGGGCTGGAAAAAGCCATCAAGAACATGGACAACATCAAGGCCGCTTATGCCCAGCTCAGCGTGATGCACTCCGAGAAACTGCACGTCGACCCCGACAACTTCAGG CTTCTCGCTGAGTGCATCACCGTGTGCGTGGCCGCCAAGTTTGGTCCCTCCGTGTTCACCGCTGATGTGCAGGAGGCCTGGCAGAAGTTTCTGGCTGTCGTTGTGTCCGCCCTTGGCAGACAGTACCACTAA
- the LOC118794213 gene encoding hemoglobin subunit alpha-like produces the protein MSLTAKDKAVVKAFWGKIASKVDEIGGEALGRMLVVYPQTKTYFSHWSDVSPGSAPVKKHGKTIMGAVTEAVGKMDDLTGALGSLSELHAFKLRVDPANFKILAHNIIVCIAMFFPADFTPEVQVSVDKFFQNLALALSEHYR, from the exons ATGAGTCTCACCGCAAAAGACAAAGCAGTTGTGAAGGCTTTCTGGGGCAAGATCGCTTCGAAAGTCGACGAAATCGGCGGTGAGGCACTGGGCAG AATGCTGGTCGTGTACCCCCAGACCAAAACCTACTTCTCTCACTGGTCCGACGTGAGCCCCGGCTCTGCCCCGGTCAAGAAGCACGGCAAGACGATCATGGGGGCCGTCACCGAGGCTGTTGGCAAAATGGACGACTTGACTGGCGCTCTGGGTAGCCTCAGCGAGCTGCACGCGTTCAAGCTGCGAGTGGACCCTGCCAACTTCAAG attCTGGCCCACAACATCATCGTGTGCATTGCCATGTTCTTCCCTGCTGACTTCACACCGGAGGTGCAAGTGTCCGTTGACAAGTTCTTCCAGAACTTGGCCCTGGCTCTGTCCGAGCATTACCGCTAA
- the LOC118794212 gene encoding hemoglobin subunit beta-like — MVEWTDAERSAITGLWGKINVDEIGPQALARLLIVSPWTQRHFSAFGNLSSPSAIMGNPKVAAHGKTVMGGLDRAVKNMDNIKDVYAQLSVMHSEKLHVDPDNFRLLAECITVCVAAKFGPSVFTAEVQEAWQKLLAVVVSALGRQYH; from the exons ATGGTTGAGTGGACAGATGCCGAGCGCAGCGCCATCACGGGGCTGTGGGGAAAGATCAACGTCGATGAAATCGGACCCCAGGCCCTTGCCAG gCTCCTGATCGTGTCCCCTTGGACCCAGCGACACTTCAGTGCGTTTGGTAACCTATCCAGCCCCTCTGCCATCATGGGTAACCCCAAAGTGGCCGCTCATGGCAAGACCGTGATGGGCGGGTTGGACAGAGCCGTCAAGAACATGGACAACATCAAGGACGTTTATGCCCAGCTCAGCGTGATGCACTCCGAGAAACTGCACGTCGACCCCGACAACTTCAGG CTTCTCGCTGAGTGCATCACCGTGTGCGTGGCCGCCAAGTTTGGTCCCTCCGTGTTCACCGCTGAAGTGCAGGAGGCCTGGCAGAAGTTGCTGGCTGTTGTTGTGTCCGCCCTCGGCAGACAGTACCACTAA
- the LOC118794214 gene encoding hemoglobin subunit alpha-like: MSLTAKDKAVVRAFWGKIASKVDEIGGEALGRMLVVYPQTKTYFSHWADVSPGSAPVKKHGKTIMGAVTEAVGKMDDLTGALGSLSELHAFKLRVDPANFKILAHNILVCIAMFFPADFTPEVQVSVDKFFQNLALALSEHYR, from the exons ATGAGTCTCACCGCAAAAGACAAAGCAGTTGTGAGGGCTTTCTGGGGCAAGATCGCTTCGAAAGTCGACGAAATCGGCGGTGAGGCACTGGGCAG AATGCTGGTCGTGTACCCCCAGACCAAAACCTACTTCTCCCACTGGGCCGACGTGAGCCCCGGCTCTGCCCCGGTCAAGAAGCACGGCAAGACGATCATGGGGGCCGTCACCGAGGCTGTTGGCAAAATGGACGACTTGACGGGCGCTCTGGGTAGCCTCAGCGAGCTGCACGCGTTCAAGCTGCGAGTGGACCCTGCCAACTTCAAG attCTGGCCCACAACATCCTCGTGTGCATTGCCATGTTCTTCCCTGCTGACTTCACACCGGAGGTGCAAGTGTCCGTTGACAAGTTCTTCCAGAACTTGGCCCTGGCTCTGTCCGAGCATTACCGCTAA
- the LOC118795082 gene encoding hemoglobin subunit beta-like, producing the protein MVEWTDAERKAITGLWGKINVDEIGPQALARLLIVSPWTQRHFSAFGNLSSPSAIMGNPKVAAHGKTVMGGLDRAVKNMDNIKDVYAQLSVMHSEKLHVDPDNFRLLAECITVCVAAKFGPSVFTAEVQEAWQKLLAVVVSALGRQYH; encoded by the exons ATGGTTGAGTGGACAGATGCCGAGCGCAAGGCTATCACGGGGCTGTGGGGAAAGATCAACGTCGATGAAATCGGACCCCAGGCCCTTGCCAG gCTCCTGATCGTGTCCCCTTGGACCCAGCGACACTTCAGTGCGTTTGGTAACCTATCCAGCCCCTCTGCCATCATGGGTAACCCCAAAGTGGCCGCTCATGGCAAGACCGTGATGGGCGGGTTGGACAGAGCCGTCAAGAACATGGACAACATCAAGGACGTTTATGCCCAGCTCAGCGTGATGCACTCCGAGAAACTGCACGTCGACCCCGACAACTTCAGG CTTCTCGCTGAGTGCATCACCGTGTGCGTGGCCGCCAAGTTTGGTCCCTCCGTGTTCACCGCTGAAGTGCAGGAGGCCTGGCAGAAGTTGCTGGCTGTCGTTGTGTCCGCCCTCGGCAGACAGTACCACTAA
- the LOC118795078 gene encoding hemoglobin subunit beta-like has translation MVEWTDAERKAITGLWGKINVDEIGPQALARLLIVSPWTQRHFSAFGNLSSPTAIMGNPKVAAHGKTVMGGLDRAVKNMDNIKDVYAQLSVMHSEKLHVDPDNFRLLAECITVCVAAKFGPSVFTAEVQEAWQKLLAVVVSALGRQYH, from the exons ATGGTTGAGTGGACAGATGCCGAGCGCAAGGCTATCACGGGGCTGTGGGGAAAGATCAACGTCGATGAAATCGGACCCCAGGCCCTTGCCAG gCTCCTGATCGTGTCCCCTTGGACCCAGCGACACTTCAGTGCGTTTGGTAACCTATCCAGCCCCACTGCCATCATGGGTAACCCCAAAGTGGCCGCTCATGGCAAGACCGTGATGGGCGGGTTGGACAGAGCCGTCAAGAACATGGACAACATCAAGGACGTTTATGCCCAGCTCAGCGTGATGCACTCCGAGAAACTGCACGTCGACCCCGACAACTTCAGG CTTCTCGCTGAGTGCATCACCGTGTGCGTGGCCGCCAAGTTTGGTCCCTCCGTGTTCACCGCTGAAGTGCAGGAGGCCTGGCAGAAGTTGCTGGCTGTTGTTGTGTCCGCCCTCGGCAGACAGTACCACTAA
- the LOC118795080 gene encoding hemoglobin subunit alpha-like — protein sequence MSLTAKDKSVVTAFWGKIAGKAEEIGDEALSRMLVAYPQTKTYFSHWSDVSPGSAPVKKHGGVIMGAVGEAVGKMDDLTGALGSLSELHAFKLRVDPANFKILAHNILVCCAMLFPGDFTPEVHLSFDKFFQNLAWALSERYR from the exons ATGAGTCTCACAGCTAAGGACAAATCTGTGGTGACGGCCTTCTGGGGCAAGATCGCTGGAAAAGCAGAAGAAATCGGCGATGAAGCCCTAAGCAG AATGCTGGTCGCGTACCCCCAGACCAAAACCTACTTCTCTCACTGGTCCGACGTGAGCCCCGGCTCTGCCCCGGTCAAGAAGCACGGCGGCGTTATCATGGGGGCCGTCGGCGAGGCTGTTGGCAAAATGGACGACTTGACTGGCGCTCTGGGTAGCCTCAGCGAGCTGCACGCGTTCAAGCTGCGAGTGGACCCTGCCAACTTCAag atcCTTGCCCACAACATCCTTGTGTGCTGCGCCATGTTGTTCCCTGGTGACTTCACACCGGAGGTGCACCTGTCCTTTGACAAGTTCTTCCAGAATTTAGCCTGGGCTCTGTCCGAGCGATACCGCTAA
- the LOC118795077 gene encoding hemoglobin subunit beta translates to MVEWTDAERSAITGLWGKISVDEIGPQALARLLIVSPWTQRHFSAFGNLSSPSAIMGNPKVAAHGKTVMGGLEKAIKNMDNIKAAYAQLSVMHSEKLHVDPDNFRLLAECITVCVAAKFGPSVFTADVQEAWQKFLAVVVSALGRQYH, encoded by the exons ATGGTTGAGTGGACAGATGCCGAGCGCAGCGCCATTACGGGGCTGTGGGGAAAGATCAGCGTCGATGAAATCGGACCCCAGGCTCTTGCCAG GCTTCTGATCGTGTCTCCTTGGACCCAGCGACACTTCAGTGCGTTTGGTAACCTATCCAGCCCGTCCGCTATTATGGGAAACCCCAAGGTGGCCGCTCATGGCAAGACCGTGATGGGCGGGCTGGAAAAAGCCATCAAGAACATGGACAACATCAAGGCCGCTTATGCCCAGCTCAGCGTGATGCACTCCGAGAAACTGCACGTCGACCCCGACAACTTCAGG CTTCTCGCTGAGTGCATCACCGTGTGCGTGGCCGCCAAGTTTGGTCCCTCCGTGTTCACCGCTGATGTGCAGGAGGCCTGGCAGAAGTTCCTGGCTGTCGTTGTGTCCGCCCTCGGCAGGCAGTACCACTAA